The proteins below come from a single Xyrauchen texanus isolate HMW12.3.18 chromosome 1, RBS_HiC_50CHRs, whole genome shotgun sequence genomic window:
- the si:dkey-183c6.9 gene encoding E3 ubiquitin-protein ligase TRIM11, protein MSTKVEVSKTASYVMCDLCVEGETLALKTCLKCEVSMCALHLQPHLTSPVLLQTHPLTKPVLPASTGQVVSRCSAHGKLVEYYCLDDHVLVCMSCAIEDGHRLHNMKTLQTAHKDLVGKLREEFKALAERQDQANNLESWNKGQRQILENSVSQLVKTGSLLKDQVFTSLQTSVSARLGALHTAQQAVSSALKEEDHFIFLQRFSSVHKALEEARMVDLRQGLESKTARIQLVEEIRKNAQIIEEQVDKLQGKFLAFIDPENHPVPQYESNPVSEMAFDPKTLGSGMTLSKDLKTLFYNFSPTNPTQPNRASHGMQTIRCLQTNESSLRWFLRLSEHCDWTIGLCNKSATNGNYSDVYGLKIKNKTISSLHTIYDSQSNYYNSLHRYTETVTVPCEFQATFPWKLEVIWDCTSNILTIYSRNKLTKGFLLYKHKLDYTRGLCPFITLENITSNLQDSRNLNQQMIPDQTTYGHSYTEILCILNNN, encoded by the coding sequence ATGTCAACCAAGGTTGAAGTGTCCAAGACAGCCTCATATGTGATGTGTGACTTATGTGTGGAGGGGGAAACCCTGGCACTGAAGACATGTTTGAAATGTGAAGTTTCCATGTGTGCTCTGCACCTGCAACCCCACCTGACTTCTCCAGTGCTGCTGCAAACCCATCCTTTAACCAAGCCTGTGCTTCCAGCCTCTACTGGTCAAGTAGTCAGCAGATGCTCAGCTCACGGCAAGCTAGTGGAATACTACTGTCTGGATGATCATGTGCTGGTATGCATGTCTTGTGCAATTGAGGACGGACATCGCCTACATAACATGAAGACACTACAGACTGCCCATAAGGACCTGGTGGGTAAACTGAGGGAAGAGTTTAAGGCGCTGGCTGAGAGGCAGGATCAGGCAAATAATCTGGAAAGTTGGAACAAGGGCCAAAGGCAGATTCTGGAGAACTCTGTTAGTCAGCTAGTAAAGACTGGATCGCTCCTGAAAGATCAGGTCTTCACAAGTTTACAAACCTCAGTTTCAGCCAGACTAGGGGCACTTCACACTGCCCAGCAAGCTGTCAGTTCTGCTCTAAAGGAAGAGGATCATTTCATCTTCTTGCAGAGATTTTCCAGTGTGCACAAGGCTCTAGAGGAGGCTCGCATGGTGGATCTGAGGCAGGGTTTGGAGTCAAAAACTGCTCGCATTCAATTAGTTGAGGAGATCAGAAAGAATGCACAAATCATTGAGGAGCAGGTGGACAAACTCCAGGGAAAGTTTCTTGCTTTTATTGATCCAGAAAACCACCCAGTCCCTCAGTATGAATCGAATCCTGTCTCAGAGATGGCCTTTGACCCAAAGACTCTTGGGTCTGGGATGACTCTTTCTAAAGACCTTAAAACTTTGTTCTACAACTTCTCCCCCACAAACCCGACCCAGCCTAATAGAGCATCACATGGGATGCAGACAATTCGCTGTCTTCAAACAAATGAAAGCAGTTTGCGCTGGTTCCTTCGACTCTCTGAACACTGTGACTGGACAATTGGGCTTTGTAACAAAAGCGCCACCAACGGGAATTATTCTGATGTCTACGGACTGAAGATTAAGAACAAAACAATCTCATCTTTGCACACAATATATGACTCTCAATCGAATTATTACAATTCGTTGCATAGATATACAGAGACTGTTACAGTGCCATGTGAATTCCAAGCTACTTTTCCATGGAAGCTGGAAGTGATCTGGGACTGTACTTCAAATATACTAACCATTTACAGCAGAAACAAACTGACCAAAGGATTCTTACTGTATAAACACAAACTAGATTACACCAGAGGGCTTTGTCCCTTTATTACCTTGGAAAACATCACATCTAATTTACAAGACAGCAGAAACTTGAACCAACAAATGATACCAGACCAAACCACTTATGGCCATTCATATACGGAAATACTGTGTATACTAAACAACAATTGA